The following proteins are encoded in a genomic region of [Eubacterium] hominis:
- a CDS encoding ThiF family adenylyltransferase, with the protein MKCVFIIVGVGGTGSLLARDIPKLIIKQPHKMVLIDGDTVEEKNMVRQSYQSHDIGENKALALSTKINTFYGNICEAVDKYVTNKEIVELVKSYDGYIPVLIGCVDNDKTRMLLEQTYHDLNDCIYLDSANSEYDGNVYVKAKIQGNETGVLRSEKYNLSQDIHPADKSCEAQVAEGNIQYLVTNLKMATTLLEHISAIVHGSAKEGVTIVKRFETVHY; encoded by the coding sequence ATGAAGTGCGTATTTATCATCGTGGGAGTCGGAGGTACCGGCTCCCTCCTGGCCCGGGATATACCTAAATTGATTATTAAACAGCCTCATAAAATGGTACTAATTGACGGAGATACAGTGGAAGAAAAAAACATGGTTCGTCAATCATATCAAAGCCATGATATTGGCGAAAATAAGGCGCTGGCACTGTCCACCAAGATAAATACTTTTTATGGGAATATATGCGAGGCGGTAGATAAGTATGTGACAAATAAAGAAATCGTTGAGCTTGTAAAAAGTTATGATGGATATATACCTGTACTTATTGGATGTGTGGACAACGATAAAACAAGAATGTTGTTAGAGCAAACATATCATGATTTAAATGATTGTATTTATTTAGACAGCGCCAACAGTGAATATGACGGTAATGTATATGTTAAAGCGAAAATACAAGGCAACGAAACAGGCGTGTTACGAAGCGAGAAGTATAATCTAAGTCAAGATATACATCCAGCTGATAAAAGCTGTGAGGCACAAGTGGCGGAAGGAAATATACAATACCTAGTCACTAATCTTAAAATGGCAACAACACTACTTGAACATATTAGTGCAATTGTGCACGGATCAGCGAAAGAAGGTGTAACAATTGTTAAGCGTTTTGAGACAGTACATTACTAA